The DNA window TTAACAAAGATAACGTTCACGAAAGTAGATAAAACCGTTGAATGTTCAAAAGAACTGCCTACTTATAAAAAGATCTGCCCAAATATTGgtggtgaaaaaaaaacgacgaCCTGCGACTTGCCGAAGACTAATTCGTTCAACATTACCGTTGAGGTAAAAAAGAGTTTTCGAGacgttattattatattttgcgACGTGTCTATTCAGtaaacgtaaataaaacaaaatggttagaacaaaagttaatttatatttaagaagtAATCTAGAACGTATGCAATCTCAGGGCAAAATTCGAGCGCTcgtgtataaaaataacaaatgtctGGAGGTTAATAAGTACTGGGATGCCAATAAAACACGTTTCTAGTTTTCAGTAAGGCATCTTGAAAATAAGGCTATTTTAATCTAGTAGGAAAGCTCTGTTACTCAGCTTTTCATTACCGCTCCTcacctttccacccttttctttgggatttaattgaaactgtatttgatggaggagggaacgaataggaaggggaaatattctctttctgtgtcccctccttcgtcgattaaatgtaggcaaagcatctgcaattgcattTCGATGAATTCAGGTGCCCGCTTATTTGTTTGCCAACTtacgatataaataaaataagtccTTTAAAATCCGgagaattaatataaaaagtatattcaatttaaaatatatccagagttattttaattttatagcacTTTAATTGCATTGGTAAAGGCAAACTGCCGCGCCGGCCCCAGCCATCGCACGACCTGCACGCTATCCCGTAATGCACGTCCGAACTCTTTGCACGACCTAGTTCTACGTATCTACGTCGTTTTGTGTACggtacaaaaatttatataatacacaagtattttgttgaaaatgaaaataaatcgaaTCATACGTCATCACTGGAATACATTAACTTTTGCTTATTTGTTCAGTTAGcctaaaacaaataactgtgacaatcgccttcgtatcttAATCTacaattatgtcaaaactagttgtcgcctgtgactgtccgcgcggaactaaaaaaaacttagtagcctatgtgttcttccagactatgctctatatctgtgccaaatctcatagagatccgttgaaccgttttgaagatacctacaaacaaacatacgtccatccatccatcctttaaaaaaaacatatatcattCAAAACTACTTTATTTACAAGTTACAGTCttattataacaattgtttttatccATATgctcaatatatttaaattagttatacAGCAGATAAAATATTGGATGGTGGATTATTCTGGACCTTTGCAATTTCCTCTTTAAATTTGCTAATAGTTTCCTTCGCTAAATGTAGCTTTTCCTTCAAATCTGAAATCTCATTTCGTACTTTTGCTTGTGCGGCGATTATCCTTTCTAATGTTTTCTCCTTTTTTTCTTCAACTAAAAACGGTTTACATGAAATGAGTTTTTTACACAGAAAAATAACTGCCACATTCAATGTCTTTTAACACTTTAAATGCCACTATCTCCATGTACTAAAGTGAAATTAGAGAGCAAATTGTTGGCACTAAATGTATAAATGGTCACTAAATGTGGAGTGTAGCAGTAACCATTGGCTTATGAGAcaaaaatctccatttaatatctctgttttgtccgGGATAATGACaggtatatgttttttacacaGATTTTcttctcagaaacccacggtaagtcaGTTTTGTTGTAAGTATAGGTAgttattatagtaaaataatggtttctaaattaaatagttactaTACTTCTTAACGTTAACCACATTAAGGCTTAATGTGGTGTGAAATGATAGCAGTTTTCACCACAACTGTCACATGTTTaccaatttacatattaactagctgtcgcccgcgactccgtccgcgcgcagttaaaaaaaacttaatagcggtatgaaaaatagatgttggccgattctcagacctacttaatatgctcacaaaatttcatgagaatcggtcaagctgtttcggaggagtacgggaacgaaaactgtgacacgagaattttatatattagatatgactttattaaaaataaacatgtcaaTAAGACAGAAGGTGTATATTGGTTAATGTAAAACTTACAATTAGTGTCGTGAACCCAGGGTCCATTAGTGATGGGTTTGACACTGTAAAGCATATGCTGCATGAGCAACGTTGGCTCCTGGAACACTATCTCTTCATAAGATTCACTAACTAATGCACGGCCTACCGTTGGTGGTGCACTTTCATTTACAGGTGATTGAAATAGTTTGAGAATATGGTAGAGAGTGACCTAGAACAAGCATTGTACAGTTGAACCTTGATAAGTGATAAACCTCTACAAAAGTCATTGTCCAGCGAGAAACTTGGGTAAGAGAGAAGACTCAActgtatttactttatttttttaacttaattgacacttaatgtaattttattagtcatcatttactttatttatataaaaatctgttTCTAAAGTCAAGTGTATGTGCCAAAAAATTCTGAAACTTAAACTGTCTtctagttaataaaatatatattttaaagcagTGTTTCAAATGGGAGATTTTCCCTTGTTATAACAATGATTTTAGATACTTACAGGTCTTTCATTGGGatcatgaaaatatattttaataacaatctCGAATTCACCCCAACCAGTTTCGGTAAGTTCGTAAGGCGGTTTCGTTACTATTCTATTTGGATTAGCATAACTTTCATGTagtttgaaatgtattttctttatatatactGACATATCTTCGTTAGCGTATGGTTTAACGTACACAGTCCATTGATGTGTGTGACCATCTTCTTCCCTCTTTTTACCGAAGTACCTGGCTATATTACCATATACGATGGGCTTTACTATGACTAAACCctgtaaaaacataattaatatttagttttatataaattatcatgCATAAACCTTGTAGGTAGAAACCGGGCAAGTTTAATATTGTAGTTGTAGGTTAAAGTTACCTTTACTCTTCCCCCTGAGTCAGGACCGTAATCTGTTTGACCAGACATGTGTATGtgaatttgataatttttttaaagtctaaGCGATggttttattctgttttaatttgtttgtaaacaaattataccGACCAATATCAAAGCAAAGTTGCACGCATGACACTGACAACTGACAGTGACGTTGACAGTTTCTGGAAAAAACGCACAGTATTTTCCAGCAACGACTACATGCTTTTTGCCACCATTGCACTTTTTCAGTTGAAAATTCTTcgtttttttaagataaaaaatacagtaactaatgtaataaacacaattaaaaagacatttaaaaagaCTTGATCTATGAATGActcaaacaattatttaagatGAGATAGGTTTAAAATGTGCTTTTCCCACATATGGTCACATTTAGGcgaaaattaatgaaaactgttacaaatttaaaaaaaagatcgttaattttcttacatatatatttattatcttataatgCATGTGAACAATGGTCCAACAAGCTCGTTTCTTATatctaaacataatatttgattAACATTTAACTAGCTAAGTTGCGGCAAACGTTTTAGAATGAGCATGCatacagttatatttttaaaatgaggATCTTGTGGCTCAATGCTAGGGTTCGGCAAAATAGGCCCTTCAcactgaaaaatataattacaactaTTTCTTTATAGGATCACATTGTGGCTTGGCTGGGTTTGTTATTTCAAGTAGCGATGcgtttttacttaaaacttATGATCAGTTCGCGGGTTTTCAACGTCCGCCAGTAATGGATCATTTTCTTCCTCGAGTCGCGACGATCGCGAGCTGTGTCTCGAAGCCGACACTCTTTGCGTAAATATGAGTATGTTAGGTACAAGTGCACCGCACGGAGTTGCTGGGGCGGATCGCGAAAACACCCTTGATCCTGGAGACACTCTAGATTGTCTTCCAGGGTGTGCCATCGACAGCGGCATGTATAAACTAGATTTTCTcgcttttaatgtttttctgACATTATCTAGTCTCCTTGTACGTCTGTCCATCCTCTCTTCGCTCGGTCTTCTTAGCGTCGATTCCCTTGACGTTTGAGTCGGGCTAGTTGGCTGTGGGGGAGATTCGCAGGCGCCTGCATTCTCTTGAGAAGGACAAGAGAAGAGATGTCGTAGTCCATATGCCTCTTGATCGTAAACGGCGTCGTTGACGTTGGAGTGAGACCGATGTGCCGGAGGCGACGTTCCCAGTCGCGGCTTGCAACCGCCGTCGCAGTACATCTCACAGTCGATTAATTCAAGCTCAAGATCGAAAGCCGCAtccttaaaaaattaaacacatttaattatgataatgACAAACACTTTCATTTATACTGACTCAATTGATTTATACTGATAccattaatgtttaattaaatattaattacaattaataatgagAATTACCATTGGCTGTACGGGCGATGTAATGAGGTTCTCTCTGAAGGCTGCGGCCTGGTCGCGGCGTTCAGGCCGGCGCTCCGCCCCGCACGCGTTGCCCACGCCCCCTACACACTCATCGTAGCTGCTTGCGCATGAGTACGGCGGCGGGATTATAGAGTTAGCCTGTAAAATTTAGGTAGgtaaaacaaatgtataaaatgtattgatatTTGTATGAGGAACTATAAAACAGACATAGTTTGTACCTCGTTTGCGGCATTACAAATGAAACTTGAGTTGAGAGACTCTGCAGTACTTGTAGCTGACAAGGAACCTAAAGAATAACAGGAAATAAGGTTACTTTTCCTTGTTTAAGAAGTATACGTCAAAATGAAatagtttctttattttattttaacgtacCAGGGGCACGAATAACGTAATTTCTGAAGTAATGCACCATGAGGTAGTTCCCACCGGTGCCGTTCTTGGCGTCGCCCTCTGCGCACGTGATTACTAGAGGATACAGATCCGGCTTCGATGTTACCTGGAACAAAGTTGAATTTAGTAGAAAATTCATACTTAAACAATCTAAAGGGTATCTTTAGTCACTGTACTTCAGAATAAGGCGGTGGTGCCTGATGGAAAGAGCCACAGCGGCTGTATCTTGGCGGCGGGTAGACGGAGCCGGCAGAGTCGTGTTCGGATGTGCGCCGGCGCACGCAGCACCACAACGACAGCATGTACACGCCGTGCGGCCGCCGGAAGAACAGGCACCAGCTGCAGCACATCAGAATGCCCACCAAGCATCCCAGCAGGAAAAGAACTTGCCTGCAAGTTAAATCAGTACTGTTTGATTGTGATAGCACGAATTTgcaataattatgaaaatagtaAAGACCTTGCAGACTTTCTTTTTGGCTTTTAATGGGTTTAATACAACGCTGCTGATGATgagatttttagaaaaaaaaaattgttcgtAGGTTTGAGACACAACGCGTGGCGAATAATTTCATCGTATTAACAAAttcatattgtatattttgtagatTGACATGTACCATTGAGTATACCATGGGAAGGTGAATATCTCCTTGAATGCCTCGTCGTCCTGCTGGTCGGGGTCGTGGCGCTGCGGCGCAGTGGCGGGCGTGCAGCAGCCCTGCTCGCAGCACAGCCACGGCGCCGGGCATAGCCGCCCGTCCTCGCAAGATGCAGCATACTGATGTAACAAAAAGTTCTCTTATAATGCCGCAAGTGAGATtcctaaattattaaaaattacttaacatAGCATGATATTATTCTAACaccacgttttttttttaattatgtggAAATACTAGCATATTCTAtcctaatttttaattagtttcatACGATTAGCTCTAAAAACGCCGGTTCTAATGTAGGGTAAAAGTGATCTTTAACCTAGCAGCAATAAGCATTCGCTTCTGACctaattatgaaaatgtcTTGTTTTTCTTAACCTGGTATGTTCcgagataaaatttattttatttcattcatacattttgttcatatttaGCTTGTATATTCAGAAGATCAAACAAGAATTTAGAAAATAGCCAGTGAATGAAGTAAACATTCTTTTCGCTGGTAAAGGCGCGGAGAGGAATGCAAGGCGCATGTTTCTGTTTCAATCGATATTTCTGTCAAAATGAAAACTGGCTATGTGTgcttgtgttatttttatcaaatattttatgaattttgtaGCACTCACGAAATGATTATTCCTACCTTAgatgtatttaaatgaaaaatgtatataaaaatggtaaaatacttGAATACTTAACgtgttttatacagagttaTATATCGATTTACTTCAAGATATATCgcaattaaaatagttacatacattttaacaatccATTATGatttttcactaattttatGACTTGTAATCTTagctaataaaaatgtagtagTACAAAAAGTCAAAGAAAATCAATGAAAATCTTACATTTtgactaaatatataataacttacagccgtattattataaatgattcCAACTAATGTCACAATAAGAACAGCGAAAATCATTGTTATTATCACTAGAAGCGTTGGCCCAGACATTTGTTTAgctcacattttttaacaataaattttattcgcAAAGTGCACAGCACTCTGCTATACTTAATATATCAATtcacatatattttactttaataaaatcatcCCCGTAAAATGTTACCGCCCTACAGGGCAGCGCGGGCGGGACTGAAGACTACTGAAGACTGAAATACTGAAGTGAATGGATGTGCGAAACGATAACCTTACCAATATAAAATGACCTCTCCCACCTCACATATCGCACCCTTGTTTGCGTTCATGTGATACAATGGAAAAATAGAAGGCTCAAAGGCAACGTTTTCaattaattctatatttagCTATAATCAACGtttcaataattatagttGTTtcgaagaaaatatataagtagtTAGTGTTCTTGTAAAGTTAGTAGCGCTTGTGGTTACATATTTACGTTTTTCTCAAATAATTCTTaagaaatttttactttaacaccTAAATGTTATAATCAATTCCAATGAAAGCGtctcaaaattttaattaaaaaaggcggtttcatttattttatatataatagtcTTCGGCGCCCCAAAGTAAAGggtaaaggaaaaaaaagagaaaatacaTTGAAAGAATAGAAATAAGCCTTtaataaagtagaaaaaagttacaaGTCTAAACTAtagttacagtaaaaaaactgTAACATACATAAGTGACATTGGGAAGATTTCCAAGTAGGGTAAAGGAATAAGCGGCGCCATGGCTCCTTGTTACATGGGCATGTCCAGCAATATTACGTTATtgcatagtatttttttaaacgggAATCCgagaagaaataatttttgtaaacgttaataaaattcttattggataaaaattataagtatacACTAAGTATGCATATCCATGACTTTTCGTAGAAAGTgcgtaatttttaaagatgccATAAGTAAAGGGAATCTCCAGATGGAGCTGCTGTTTGTATCTCAAGAGTCGACTTAGGTCTATTTTGTAGTACAGTCTTTGTTTC is part of the Papilio machaon chromosome 4, ilPapMach1.1, whole genome shotgun sequence genome and encodes:
- the LOC106720704 gene encoding YEATS domain-containing protein 4 — protein: MSGQTDYGPDSGGRVKGLVIVKPIVYGNIARYFGKKREEDGHTHQWTVYVKPYANEDMSVYIKKIHFKLHESYANPNRIVTKPPYELTETGWGEFEIVIKIYFHDPNERPVTLYHILKLFQSPVNESAPPTVGRALVSESYEEIVFQEPTLLMQHMLYSVKPITNGPWVHDTNFEEKKEKTLERIIAAQAKVRNEISDLKEKLHLAKETISKFKEEIAKVQNNPPSNILSAV
- the LOC106720677 gene encoding uncharacterized protein LOC106720677, with amino-acid sequence MSGPTLLVIITMIFAVLIVTLVGIIYNNTAYAASCEDGRLCPAPWLCCEQGCCTPATAPQRHDPDQQDDEAFKEIFTFPWYTQWQVLFLLGCLVGILMCCSWCLFFRRPHGVYMLSLWCCVRRRTSEHDSAGSVYPPPRYSRCGSFHQAPPPYSEVTSKPDLYPLVITCAEGDAKNGTGGNYLMVHYFRNYVIRAPGSLSATSTAESLNSSFICNAANEANSIIPPPYSCASSYDECVGGVGNACGAERRPERRDQAAAFRENLITSPVQPMDAAFDLELELIDCEMYCDGGCKPRLGTSPPAHRSHSNVNDAVYDQEAYGLRHLFSCPSQENAGACESPPQPTSPTQTSRESTLRRPSEERMDRRTRRLDNVRKTLKARKSSLYMPLSMAHPGRQSRVSPGSRVFSRSAPATPCGALVPNILIFTQRVSASRHSSRSSRLEEENDPLLADVENPRTDHKF